In Silene latifolia isolate original U9 population chromosome X, ASM4854445v1, whole genome shotgun sequence, the following proteins share a genomic window:
- the LOC141617390 gene encoding uncharacterized protein LOC141617390, whose translation MFLREILSKKRSFDEVETVVFTHECYAALQANSPPKFKDPGSFSIPCTIGPLTIDNALCDLGVSVSVMPYKICNQLKMTKLKCTNMTIQLPDRSIKHHMGILEDVPVKIGKFFIPVDFVVIDIAEDSRVPIIIGRPFLHTVGAVIDVRHGSLTFNIGDDTITFGITMRTL comes from the exons ATGTTTTTGAGAGAGATTTtgtcaaagaagcggtcttttgatgaagtggagactgTTGTGTTCACTCATGAATGTTATGCCGCATTACAAGCCAATTCTCCACCTAAGtttaaggatccagggagtttttctattccgtGTACTATAGGCCCTTTAACTATtgacaatgctttatgtgatttaggagtgagcgtcagtgtcatgccgtatAAAATTTGCAACCAATTAAAAATGACTAAGCTTAAATGTACTAATATGACTATTCAATTGCCCGATAGGTCTATTAAGCACCATATGGGTATCTTAGAAGATGTGCCAGTTAAGATAGGGAAATTTTTCATTCCAGTCGACTTTGTAGTGATAGATATAGCTGAAGATTCTCGTGTTCCTATTATTATAGGACGACCATTCTTGCATACTGtaggggcggttatagatgttagacaTGGGAGTCTTACGTTCAACATTGgagatgatactatcacttttg gcatcacaatgaggacactgtga